In Gemmobacter sp. 24YEA27, a genomic segment contains:
- a CDS encoding glutathione S-transferase N-terminal domain-containing protein, with protein sequence MSAPISLYFWPTPNGHKIAIALEELGLPYEVKLIDIGKGEQFAPDFLAIAPNNRIPAIVDPDGPDGAPVSVFESGAILQYLARKTGKLCGSSERERIQVEEWLMWQMGGVGPMAGQANHFLRYAPEMDPPQVLPYAQDRYRREVGRLYGVLDRRLADRAFVAGDSLSIADIAIWPWARAWEKQQQQIGDKPHFKAWLDRLAARPAFAKGIALAADARPATLDKTAIENLYKR encoded by the coding sequence ATGTCCGCCCCGATCAGCCTCTATTTCTGGCCCACGCCCAATGGCCATAAGATCGCCATCGCGCTTGAGGAACTCGGCCTGCCCTATGAGGTGAAGCTGATCGATATCGGCAAGGGTGAACAGTTCGCGCCGGACTTCCTGGCGATTGCGCCGAACAACCGTATCCCGGCCATTGTCGATCCCGACGGCCCTGACGGCGCGCCGGTCTCCGTCTTCGAATCCGGTGCCATCCTGCAATATCTCGCCCGCAAAACCGGCAAGCTCTGCGGCAGCTCCGAACGCGAGAGGATCCAGGTCGAGGAATGGCTGATGTGGCAGATGGGCGGCGTTGGCCCGATGGCAGGCCAGGCCAATCATTTCCTGCGCTATGCCCCGGAAATGGATCCGCCCCAGGTGCTGCCCTATGCCCAGGACCGCTATCGCCGCGAGGTCGGGCGTCTTTACGGCGTGCTTGACCGCCGCCTCGCTGACCGCGCTTTCGTCGCCGGTGACAGCCTCTCCATCGCCGATATCGCGATCTGGCCCTGGGCGCGCGCCTGGGAGAAACAGCAGCAGCAAATCGGCGACAAACCGCATTTCAAAGCCTGGCTTGACCGCCTCGCGGCGCGTCCGGCCTTTGCCAAAGGCATCGCGCTTGCCGCTGATGCAAGGCCCGCCACCCTCGACAAGACCGCCATCGAAAACCTCTACAAACGCTGA
- a CDS encoding inner membrane-spanning protein YciB — MAEKAINPVLKQVLELGPTVLFFGIYMWIKDETYLIGGTEYSGFIVAAVVFVPILLASIAVLWLLTGQLSRMQVFTGLVVIFFGGLTAWFNDASFFKMKTTLVYGTFAALLGIGLLRRQSWLEWVLGSALPMQHEGWMILTRRLALVFLLLAVANELIWRNMSEAAWVTLETFAFPAALFVFLMVQITMLGRYVIEPEDEKRGEG, encoded by the coding sequence ATGGCAGAAAAAGCGATCAATCCTGTGCTGAAACAGGTGCTGGAGCTGGGGCCGACGGTGCTCTTTTTCGGGATCTATATGTGGATCAAGGATGAGACATATCTGATCGGCGGCACGGAATATTCCGGGTTCATCGTGGCGGCGGTGGTGTTTGTGCCGATCCTGCTGGCCTCGATTGCGGTGCTCTGGCTGCTGACCGGGCAATTGTCGCGGATGCAGGTCTTTACCGGGCTGGTGGTGATCTTCTTTGGCGGGCTGACGGCCTGGTTCAACGATGCGAGCTTCTTCAAGATGAAGACGACGCTCGTCTATGGGACATTCGCTGCACTGCTGGGGATCGGGCTTTTGCGCCGGCAGAGCTGGCTGGAATGGGTGCTCGGCTCGGCGCTGCCGATGCAGCATGAGGGCTGGATGATCCTGACGCGGCGGCTTGCGCTGGTGTTTCTGCTGCTGGCGGTGGCGAATGAGCTGATCTGGCGAAATATGTCGGAGGCGGCCTGGGTGACGCTGGAGACCTTTGCCTTTCCGGCGGCGCTTTTCGTGTTCCTGATGGTGCAGATCACCATGCTGGGGCGCTATGTGATTGAGCCCGAGGATGAAAAACGCGGCGAGGGCTGA
- the ftsY gene encoding signal recognition particle-docking protein FtsY, with the protein MSIFRKLKDRLFRSSDKIGEGLDALVQDGAVQEGADHADAGDACQGQTEGAAGGEEQQPAAAATGLPQAEAISPKHAPDAPERAAPVDIAPPVPVSPAAEVVPALVPVVPQAAAEPAKPGLLGRLFGRGEAAEPRRVLDDQMLESLEELLIQTDLGVDTAVRVTANIAEGRFGRKVSTRELKEALAGEVARIMTPVAKPLPLYAKKPQVVLVVGVNGSGKTTTIGKLASQFRAAGKTVVIAAGDTFRAAAVEQLKVWGERAGVPVLTAPEGSDPASLAFDALGRAQEEGADLLMIDTAGRLQNRQDLMEELAKIVRVLKKKDPTAPHNTLLVLDATTGQNAITQVDIFRKIADVSGLVMTKLDGTAKGGVLVALADKFGLPIHAIGVGEQIDDLSPFDPDDFARALVGLEK; encoded by the coding sequence ATGTCGATCTTCCGCAAGCTCAAGGACCGGCTGTTCCGCTCATCCGACAAGATCGGCGAGGGGCTTGATGCCCTTGTTCAGGACGGGGCGGTCCAGGAAGGTGCGGATCACGCGGATGCGGGAGATGCGTGCCAGGGTCAGACTGAAGGGGCCGCGGGTGGAGAGGAGCAGCAACCGGCAGCTGCCGCGACCGGCCTTCCCCAGGCGGAGGCCATTTCGCCAAAACACGCACCGGATGCACCTGAGCGCGCGGCGCCGGTGGATATCGCGCCGCCGGTCCCTGTCAGCCCGGCCGCAGAGGTGGTTCCTGCGCTGGTTCCTGTGGTGCCGCAAGCGGCTGCAGAGCCTGCAAAACCTGGCCTTCTCGGGCGTCTTTTCGGCAGGGGCGAGGCGGCAGAGCCGCGCCGGGTGCTTGATGATCAGATGCTTGAAAGCCTTGAGGAATTGCTGATCCAGACAGATCTGGGCGTGGATACGGCGGTGCGGGTGACTGCCAATATCGCCGAGGGGCGCTTTGGCCGGAAGGTTTCGACCCGCGAGCTGAAAGAGGCCCTTGCCGGTGAGGTCGCGCGGATCATGACGCCGGTCGCGAAACCGCTGCCGCTTTATGCGAAAAAGCCCCAGGTTGTGCTGGTGGTGGGCGTGAATGGCTCTGGCAAGACGACGACCATCGGCAAGCTTGCAAGCCAGTTCCGCGCGGCAGGCAAGACAGTGGTGATCGCGGCGGGCGACACGTTCCGCGCAGCGGCGGTAGAACAGCTGAAGGTCTGGGGCGAGCGCGCCGGGGTGCCGGTTCTGACCGCACCCGAAGGCTCGGACCCGGCAAGCCTCGCCTTTGACGCGCTTGGCCGCGCGCAGGAGGAGGGCGCGGATCTTTTGATGATCGACACCGCCGGCCGGCTGCAAAACCGCCAGGATCTGATGGAGGAACTGGCGAAAATCGTGCGCGTTCTGAAGAAAAAAGACCCGACCGCGCCGCATAATACCCTTCTGGTGCTGGATGCGACCACCGGGCAGAACGCCATCACCCAGGTCGATATCTTCCGCAAAATTGCCGATGTCTCAGGCCTCGTGATGACCAAACTTGACGGCACGGCAAAAGGCGGTGTGCTTGTCGCGCTGGCCGATAAATTCGGCCTGCCCATCCATGCGATCGGTGTTGGCGAGCAGATCGACGATCTCTCTCCCTTCGATCCGGATGACTTTGCCCGGGCGCTGGTCGGGCTGGAGAAATAG
- the xseA gene encoding exodeoxyribonuclease VII large subunit → MELFDDSEPGQGASNSPEFTVSELSGAVKRVIEGEFGMVRVRGEIGRVSRPASGHLYYDLKDDRSVIAAITWKGQAGRLTVRPEEGMEVIATGRMTTFPGQSKYQLIIDDIAPAGAGALMAMLEKRRAMLQAEGLFDPARKKPIPWLPGVIGVVTSPSGAVIRDILHRLRDRFPRHVLIWPVAVQGERCAPEVAAAIRGFNALTPGGPIPRPDLIIVARGGGSLEDLWGFNEEIVVRAAAESRIPLISAVGHETDTTLIDYAADLRAPTPTAAAELAVPVRLELIAGLDGLSSRLLRSTLQSAERKRQRLSDLSRALPRPEALTGLASQRLDHAAGRLGGALGLMVARRRGDFARVAGRVQPGLLLGYVRERRAAVANRGDALEARFARRYERAQMQLAQWSSRLEPALMRLTQDAARRISEQRQRLEGVALRLDAVPGQRIARAREALERLDRTRQSLGYSETLKRGFAVVWGDGHVVTSVEAARQAAHLEIEFAAGRFTPAGPSGSGTTDRPAPVPSPAAPARPVKPAKPRGDGPEGGGQGSLF, encoded by the coding sequence ATGGAACTTTTCGATGACAGCGAGCCCGGCCAGGGCGCGAGCAACAGCCCGGAATTCACCGTCTCCGAGCTTTCGGGCGCGGTAAAACGGGTGATCGAGGGCGAATTCGGCATGGTCCGGGTGCGCGGCGAGATCGGTCGGGTGTCGCGCCCGGCCTCGGGCCATCTCTATTACGACCTGAAGGATGACCGTTCGGTCATCGCGGCCATCACCTGGAAGGGCCAGGCGGGGCGGCTGACGGTCCGGCCCGAAGAGGGGATGGAGGTGATCGCCACCGGGCGGATGACCACCTTTCCGGGCCAGTCGAAATATCAGCTGATCATCGACGATATTGCCCCCGCCGGGGCCGGCGCGCTGATGGCGATGCTGGAAAAACGCCGCGCCATGTTGCAGGCCGAGGGCCTGTTCGACCCGGCCCGTAAAAAGCCGATCCCCTGGCTCCCGGGCGTGATCGGGGTGGTCACCTCGCCTTCGGGCGCGGTGATCCGCGACATTCTGCACCGGCTCCGCGACCGCTTTCCGCGCCATGTGCTGATCTGGCCGGTGGCCGTGCAGGGCGAACGCTGCGCCCCCGAGGTTGCAGCGGCGATCCGGGGGTTTAACGCGCTGACGCCCGGCGGGCCGATCCCGCGCCCGGATCTGATCATCGTGGCGCGGGGCGGCGGCTCGCTCGAAGATCTCTGGGGCTTTAATGAGGAGATTGTGGTCCGCGCGGCGGCGGAAAGCCGGATTCCGCTGATCTCGGCGGTGGGGCATGAGACCGACACGACACTGATCGACTATGCCGCCGATCTGCGCGCCCCGACGCCGACCGCTGCGGCAGAGCTGGCGGTTCCGGTGCGCCTTGAGCTGATCGCGGGCCTCGACGGGCTGTCGTCGCGGCTTCTGCGTTCGACCCTGCAATCGGCCGAGCGAAAGCGGCAGCGTCTGAGCGATCTTTCCCGCGCCCTGCCGCGCCCCGAGGCGCTGACGGGTCTTGCGTCACAGCGGCTCGATCATGCGGCGGGGCGGCTTGGCGGTGCGCTTGGGCTGATGGTGGCGCGCCGGCGCGGCGATTTTGCGCGGGTGGCCGGGCGGGTGCAGCCGGGGCTCCTGCTGGGCTATGTGCGCGAGCGGCGTGCCGCGGTGGCCAATCGCGGCGATGCGCTGGAGGCGCGGTTTGCCCGCCGGTATGAGCGCGCCCAGATGCAGCTGGCACAATGGTCCTCGCGGCTGGAGCCGGCACTGATGCGGCTGACCCAGGATGCAGCGCGGCGGATTTCCGAACAGCGCCAGCGGCTTGAAGGGGTTGCTTTACGTCTTGATGCCGTGCCGGGCCAGCGCATCGCCCGCGCACGCGAGGCGCTGGAACGGCTGGATCGGACCCGCCAGAGCCTTGGTTACAGCGAGACCCTGAAACGCGGCTTTGCGGTGGTCTGGGGCGATGGCCACGTCGTGACCAGCGTCGAGGCGGCGCGACAGGCCGCCCATCTTGAAATCGAATTCGCTGCCGGCAGGTTCACGCCTGCGGGGCCGTCAGGGTCGGGTACGACAGATCGTCCGGCGCCGGTTCCGTCCCCAGCCGCCCCGGCCAGACCGGTAAAACCGGCGAAACCGCGCGGGGATGGCCCGGAAGGCGGCGGTCAGGGATCGCTTTTCTGA
- the scpB gene encoding SMC-Scp complex subunit ScpB yields MSREPEEQSLFDAPPMGEQERMVEAMLFAATEPMTVTELVKRMPHGCDPAEALAYLRKRYEGRGVHLARVGDAWAFRTAGDLGHLMVREQVETRKLSRAAIETLAIIAYHQPVTRAEIEEIRGVAVSRGTVDQLMEMEWIRFGRRRMTPGRPVTFVVTEGFLDHFGLESARDLPGLKELRSAGLLENRPMPGLDQPRDDDEDEAQSGQSELFED; encoded by the coding sequence ATGAGCCGCGAGCCGGAAGAACAAAGCCTTTTCGACGCACCGCCCATGGGCGAGCAGGAGCGTATGGTCGAGGCCATGCTCTTTGCCGCGACCGAGCCGATGACGGTGACGGAACTGGTTAAACGCATGCCGCATGGCTGCGATCCGGCCGAGGCGCTGGCCTATCTGCGCAAACGCTATGAGGGGCGCGGCGTGCATCTGGCCCGGGTGGGGGATGCCTGGGCCTTTCGCACCGCAGGAGATCTGGGCCATCTGATGGTGCGCGAACAGGTCGAGACCCGAAAACTGTCGCGCGCGGCGATCGAGACGCTGGCGATCATCGCCTATCACCAGCCGGTAACCCGGGCGGAAATCGAGGAAATCCGCGGCGTTGCCGTGTCGCGTGGCACGGTCGATCAGTTGATGGAGATGGAATGGATCCGCTTTGGCCGGCGCCGCATGACGCCGGGGCGGCCAGTGACGTTTGTGGTGACCGAAGGGTTCCTCGATCACTTCGGTCTCGAATCCGCGCGCGATCTGCCGGGGCTCAAAGAGCTGCGCTCGGCCGGGCTGCTTGAAAACCGCCCGATGCCGGGCCTCGATCAGCCGCGTGATGATGATGAAGATGAAGCGCAAAGCGGCCAGAGCGAGCTGTTCGAGGACTGA
- a CDS encoding ScpA family protein, with protein MSDEKQLPLAEDWSLPERLDPAARLAAEALIVDVDGFEGPLDLLLTLSRTQKVDLRRISVLQLAEQYLLFVNKAAKLRIELAADYLVMAAWLAFLKSRLLLPPEPGEAGPSAEDLAAHLAFQLERLQAMREAAARLMARDQKGRDFFVRGQPETVSLQRKTQWEANLLDLMRAYARIRTRDEFRPFVMDREHVFTMEQALDRMRGLIGYVGDWADLAGFMPEGWDTTPMARRSVTAAHFAAVLEMVKRGQLTLRQGETFAPIQIRRRDPE; from the coding sequence ATGAGTGACGAGAAACAGCTGCCTCTGGCCGAAGACTGGTCCCTGCCGGAACGGCTTGACCCTGCCGCCCGGCTCGCCGCCGAGGCGCTGATCGTTGATGTCGACGGGTTCGAGGGGCCGCTGGACCTTTTGCTGACGCTGTCGAGGACGCAGAAGGTCGATCTGCGGCGGATCTCTGTTTTGCAGCTGGCGGAACAATATCTTCTGTTCGTGAACAAGGCCGCGAAGCTTCGGATTGAGCTGGCGGCGGATTATCTGGTGATGGCGGCCTGGCTCGCCTTTCTGAAATCGCGCCTGCTTTTGCCGCCCGAACCGGGCGAGGCGGGGCCCTCCGCCGAAGATCTCGCGGCGCATCTGGCCTTCCAGCTTGAACGGCTTCAGGCGATGCGCGAGGCTGCCGCGCGGCTGATGGCGCGTGACCAGAAGGGCCGCGATTTCTTTGTGCGCGGCCAGCCCGAGACCGTGTCATTGCAGCGCAAGACGCAATGGGAGGCGAACCTTCTCGACCTGATGCGCGCCTATGCCCGCATCCGCACCCGCGACGAGTTTCGCCCCTTTGTCATGGACCGTGAACATGTCTTCACCATGGAACAAGCGCTGGACCGGATGCGCGGGCTGATCGGTTATGTCGGCGACTGGGCGGATCTGGCGGGTTTCATGCCCGAGGGCTGGGATACCACGCCGATGGCGCGGCGTTCGGTCACGGCGGCGCATTTTGCGGCGGTGCTGGAAATGGTGAAACGCGGCCAGCTGACCCTGCGCCAGGGCGAGACTTTCGCGCCGATCCAGATCCGGCGGAGAGATCCGGAATGA
- a CDS encoding SPOR domain-containing protein: MANADFGDYGGYASQARPGNFSEAAPMRPTRIGGAQRGGFQAARAQSQPQQPQAAMARRGAFQAYDDHDGYAAQSEPQMQQHVAPQIPLTRGQRMVNMAGALGSVALVLSLGYWGWELAVRDVRGVPVVRALEGPMRTAPEEGGGMVVDHQGLAVNDVAARDGGKNSDRVVLAPAPVDLAADDVAGLALASAAPAVAPLAPAMASAGTVDAPRMSAAEESPLPLEVSPDQLPAAPVLATESQPATISQDEAVALALAEALGMDETASADLVAAAAPAAAPAAPGAMTSSPRPRMRPSTLAATGGSAAGTPENVMQTAAVASAPSGAGKDPATIEAGARLVQFGAYDSEAQARAEWQKIAARLGPLMVEKQMVVQSAESGGHTFWRLRGFGFASEDDARRFCSAAVAEQINCIPVTHR, translated from the coding sequence ATGGCAAACGCTGATTTCGGCGATTACGGCGGCTACGCATCACAGGCGCGGCCGGGCAATTTTTCCGAAGCCGCTCCGATGCGGCCGACCCGTATTGGCGGGGCTCAGCGCGGTGGTTTTCAGGCCGCGCGGGCCCAGTCACAACCGCAACAGCCTCAGGCCGCAATGGCGAGGCGCGGGGCGTTTCAGGCCTATGACGATCATGACGGCTACGCGGCTCAGTCCGAACCGCAGATGCAGCAGCATGTGGCCCCGCAGATCCCGCTGACGCGCGGCCAGCGCATGGTAAATATGGCCGGCGCGCTTGGCTCGGTGGCGCTGGTCCTGTCGCTTGGTTATTGGGGCTGGGAACTCGCGGTACGCGATGTGCGGGGCGTGCCGGTGGTGCGTGCGCTGGAAGGTCCGATGCGGACCGCGCCGGAAGAGGGCGGCGGCATGGTGGTCGATCATCAGGGCCTTGCGGTCAATGATGTGGCGGCGCGCGATGGCGGCAAGAACTCGGACCGCGTGGTGCTGGCACCGGCGCCGGTCGATCTGGCGGCGGATGATGTGGCGGGTCTTGCGCTGGCCTCGGCCGCGCCTGCGGTCGCGCCTCTGGCCCCGGCAATGGCATCAGCCGGAACGGTGGATGCGCCGCGCATGTCAGCGGCAGAGGAATCTCCCCTGCCGCTTGAGGTCAGCCCCGATCAGCTTCCCGCCGCGCCGGTCCTCGCCACCGAGAGCCAGCCCGCAACGATCAGCCAGGATGAGGCGGTGGCGCTTGCCCTTGCCGAAGCCCTTGGCATGGATGAGACCGCCTCGGCCGATCTGGTCGCAGCGGCGGCACCTGCTGCGGCCCCGGCGGCGCCCGGTGCGATGACCTCTTCGCCGCGCCCGCGCATGCGGCCGTCGACGCTTGCCGCAACCGGCGGCTCCGCAGCCGGCACGCCCGAAAACGTGATGCAGACCGCAGCCGTTGCCTCTGCGCCTTCGGGTGCCGGCAAAGACCCGGCCACCATCGAGGCCGGCGCCCGTCTGGTTCAGTTCGGTGCCTATGACAGCGAGGCGCAGGCCCGGGCAGAATGGCAGAAGATCGCCGCCAGACTTGGGCCGCTGATGGTGGAAAAACAGATGGTGGTGCAATCGGCGGAAAGCGGTGGCCATACCTTCTGGCGGCTGCGCGGCTTTGGCTTTGCCAGCGAAGATGACGCGCGTCGCTTCTGCTCGGCTGCGGTGGCGGAACAGATCAACTGTATCCCGGTGACCCACAGATGA
- the argS gene encoding arginine--tRNA ligase, translating to MNLFADIRGAVVDALGRMAQDGVLPAGLDLSNVAVEPPRDAAHGDMATNAAMVLAKPAGLQPRVIASELATRLLEDPRIAGADVAGPGFLNLRLDDAVWQGLVRVALAAGIDFGRSAIGGGEKVNIEFVSANPTGPMHVGHVRGAVVGDALSNLLAFSGWDVTREYYINDGGAQVDVLARSAYERYREANGLEPEIREGLYPGDYLIPVGEALKEKYGASLIDQPESVWLTDIREFATEAMMGMIREDLAALGVRMDVYSSEKALYGTGEIEAAITELRAKGLIYEGVLEPPKGKLPEDWEAREQTLFRSTDHGDDVDRPVMKSDGSWTYFAPDIAYHYNKVKRGFDQLIDIFGADHGGYVKRMKAAVAALSGGRVPLDIRLIQLVKLYKNGEPFKMSKRAGTFVTLRDVVEEAGADVTRFIMLTRKNDVALDFDFAKVLEQSKDNPVFYVQYANARVNSVLRKSREAGTPVDDTTLLAADHASLSHPAEIGLLKKIAEWPRLVEIAARNNEPHRIAFYLYELASEFHALWNRGNDETELRFVQEKVADSQAKIALARATGVVICAGLAILGVTPVEEMR from the coding sequence ATGAACCTCTTTGCGGATATCCGCGGCGCGGTGGTGGATGCTCTGGGCCGGATGGCTCAGGACGGCGTTCTGCCCGCAGGTCTCGACCTCTCGAATGTCGCGGTCGAACCGCCGCGCGATGCCGCGCATGGCGATATGGCCACCAATGCCGCCATGGTGCTGGCGAAACCCGCAGGCCTCCAGCCGCGCGTGATCGCGAGCGAACTGGCCACCCGCCTGCTGGAAGATCCGCGCATTGCCGGCGCCGATGTTGCAGGCCCGGGCTTTCTCAACCTGCGGCTTGATGATGCGGTCTGGCAGGGTCTCGTCCGTGTCGCCCTCGCGGCGGGCATTGATTTCGGCCGCTCTGCCATTGGCGGCGGCGAGAAGGTGAATATCGAATTCGTCTCGGCGAACCCCACCGGCCCGATGCATGTCGGCCATGTGCGCGGTGCGGTGGTGGGCGATGCGCTCTCTAACCTGCTGGCCTTCTCGGGCTGGGATGTCACTCGCGAATATTACATCAATGATGGCGGCGCCCAGGTCGATGTTCTGGCACGCTCGGCCTATGAACGCTACCGCGAGGCCAATGGGCTTGAGCCCGAGATCCGCGAAGGGCTCTATCCCGGCGATTACCTGATCCCGGTTGGCGAGGCGCTGAAAGAGAAATACGGCGCCAGCCTGATCGACCAGCCGGAATCCGTCTGGCTGACCGATATCCGCGAATTCGCGACCGAGGCGATGATGGGGATGATCCGCGAGGATCTCGCAGCCCTCGGAGTGCGGATGGATGTCTATTCCTCGGAAAAGGCGCTTTACGGCACCGGTGAGATCGAAGCGGCCATCACTGAGCTGCGCGCCAAAGGTCTGATCTATGAAGGCGTGTTGGAGCCCCCGAAAGGCAAGCTCCCCGAAGATTGGGAAGCCCGCGAACAGACTTTGTTCCGCTCGACCGATCACGGCGATGATGTTGACCGCCCGGTGATGAAATCGGATGGCTCCTGGACCTATTTCGCGCCCGACATCGCCTATCACTATAATAAGGTGAAACGCGGCTTCGATCAGCTGATCGACATTTTCGGCGCCGATCACGGCGGCTATGTCAAACGGATGAAGGCGGCGGTGGCGGCACTGTCCGGGGGCCGCGTGCCGCTGGATATCAGGCTGATCCAGCTGGTGAAGTTGTATAAGAACGGCGAACCTTTCAAGATGTCAAAGCGTGCGGGCACATTCGTCACGCTGCGCGATGTGGTGGAAGAGGCGGGGGCCGATGTCACCCGTTTCATTATGCTCACCCGCAAGAATGACGTCGCCCTGGATTTCGATTTCGCAAAAGTGCTGGAGCAGTCCAAGGACAATCCGGTCTTTTACGTGCAATATGCCAATGCGCGGGTGAATTCGGTTCTGAGAAAATCGCGCGAGGCCGGAACCCCGGTCGATGACACCACGCTTCTGGCGGCAGATCACGCCTCTTTGTCGCATCCGGCGGAAATCGGGCTTTTGAAAAAGATCGCCGAATGGCCGCGTCTGGTAGAAATTGCTGCCCGCAATAACGAGCCGCATCGCATTGCCTTCTATCTCTATGAACTGGCATCCGAGTTCCACGCGTTGTGGAACCGTGGCAATGATGAAACGGAATTGCGCTTCGTGCAGGAGAAAGTGGCTGATTCACAGGCGAAAATCGCCCTTGCGCGTGCCACGGGCGTTGTCATTTGCGCAGGTCTTGCTATCCTGGGTGTGACGCCGGTTGAAGAGATGCGCTGA
- the ccmE gene encoding cytochrome c maturation protein CcmE has translation MKGLKKQRRIQIIVLAALAMVLATIFIGFALKDGINFFRSPTQVLAEAPPETEIFRLGGLVKAGSIVNRAGVHFDFIITDGGAEIPVRYIGKDPRPDLFKENTGTIATGNLIGGTFEATTLLAKHDETYMPKEVMDALKEQGVYKDPKDQPAS, from the coding sequence ATGAAGGGGCTGAAGAAACAGCGCCGCATCCAGATCATCGTGCTTGCGGCGCTTGCCATGGTCCTGGCCACGATCTTCATCGGCTTCGCCCTGAAAGACGGCATCAACTTTTTCCGCAGCCCGACCCAGGTGCTGGCCGAGGCCCCGCCCGAGACCGAGATCTTCCGGCTTGGCGGCCTTGTGAAAGCCGGTTCGATCGTCAACCGCGCCGGCGTGCATTTCGATTTCATCATCACCGATGGCGGCGCCGAGATCCCGGTCCGCTACATCGGCAAGGATCCGCGTCCCGATCTCTTCAAGGAAAACACCGGCACCATTGCGACCGGCAATCTCATTGGGGGAACCTTCGAGGCGACCACGCTTCTCGCCAAGCATGATGAGACTTATATGCCGAAAGAGGTGATGGATGCGCTGAAGGAGCAGGGCGTCTATAAAGACCCGAAAGACCAGCCCGCCTCCTGA
- the argC gene encoding N-acetyl-gamma-glutamyl-phosphate reductase, protein MTFRIAILGASGYTGAELVRLIAGHPQMRITALSADRKAGMAMADVFPFLRHLDLPQLVKIDEIDFAQIDLCFCALPHATSQAVISQLPKDLKIVDLSADFRLRDPAEYEKWYGQPHTAVEMQKEAVYGLTEFYRDDIRKGRLIAGTGCNAATGQYALRPLIAAGVIDLDDILIDLKAGVSGAGRSLKENLLHAELSGGTHSYSAGGKHRHLGEFDQEFSKIAGRPVLVQFTPHLLPMNRGILATTYVKGDAKAVHAALAAAYASEPFLHVLPFGALPSTRDIAGSNHCHIGVIADRIPGRVVVIAVLDNLTKGSSGQALQNANLMLGIDETTGLLMAPVFP, encoded by the coding sequence ATGACCTTCCGCATCGCAATTCTCGGTGCCTCCGGCTATACCGGGGCAGAGCTTGTCCGGCTGATCGCCGGCCATCCTCAGATGCGGATCACCGCACTTTCGGCGGATCGCAAGGCCGGCATGGCGATGGCGGATGTGTTTCCCTTCCTGCGCCATCTCGACCTGCCGCAGCTGGTGAAGATCGATGAGATCGACTTCGCCCAGATCGATCTTTGTTTCTGCGCGCTGCCCCATGCCACCAGCCAGGCGGTGATCTCACAGCTGCCAAAGGATCTGAAGATCGTCGATCTCTCGGCCGATTTCCGTCTGCGCGACCCGGCGGAATATGAAAAATGGTATGGCCAGCCCCATACGGCGGTCGAGATGCAGAAAGAGGCGGTTTACGGGCTCACCGAATTCTACCGGGATGATATCCGCAAGGGGCGCCTGATCGCCGGCACCGGCTGCAATGCCGCAACCGGGCAATATGCGCTGCGTCCGCTGATCGCGGCGGGAGTTATTGACCTTGATGACATTCTGATCGACCTTAAGGCGGGGGTATCGGGGGCGGGGCGCTCGCTTAAGGAAAACCTCCTCCATGCCGAGCTTTCGGGCGGCACCCATTCCTATTCGGCGGGCGGCAAACACCGCCATCTCGGCGAATTCGATCAGGAATTCTCGAAAATCGCCGGGAGGCCGGTGCTGGTGCAATTCACCCCGCATCTGCTGCCGATGAACCGGGGCATACTCGCCACGACCTATGTCAAAGGCGATGCTAAGGCGGTCCATGCCGCGCTTGCGGCAGCTTACGCGTCAGAGCCGTTCCTGCATGTGCTGCCTTTCGGCGCGCTGCCCTCGACGCGGGATATTGCCGGCTCGAACCATTGCCATATAGGGGTGATCGCCGACCGGATCCCGGGGCGCGTGGTGGTGATCGCGGTGCTCGACAATCTGACCAAGGGCTCATCCGGTCAGGCGCTGCAAAATGCCAATCTCATGCTTGGGATCGATGAAACCACGGGCCTGTTGATGGCGCCTGTTTTCCCGTAA